Proteins from one Salmo salar chromosome ssa07, Ssal_v3.1, whole genome shotgun sequence genomic window:
- the LOC106609345 gene encoding E3 ubiquitin/ISG15 ligase TRIM25 isoform X1: MATSSSLLSEEQFLCSICLDVFTEPVSSPCGHNFCKACITKYWDSNDLCQCPMCKKTFDKRPDLFVNTLISEMAAQFRQTVEVKATSSPDQCSAMIVEVSCDVCTGMKLKALKSCLVCQTSYCETHLEPHQRVPALKRHKLINPVENLEDRMCKKHDRPLELFCRSDQTCVCQFCTETDQKTHDTVPLEEEFGERKAKLGKTEAEVQQMIQERLQKVQEIKHSVDLSKREAEREISDSVQVFTALVRSIERSQAELIEVIEEKLKATETQAEGLIKELEQEITELKRTSTELEQLSHTEDHLHLLQSIPSLCTPLPIKDWSEISVHSDLCVGTVMRAVSQLEETLNKQMEKLPEVKLKRIQQYAVDVTLDPDTAHPSLIMSEDRKQSEFSSAAILHQGRRDQVAESCRAQSASSRKRRVLTPGDLKHLVVDEEHELIYCYVPKVACTNWKRVMMVLTGRGKYSDPMEIPSNEAHVPSNLKYLNQYSIAEINHRLKSYLKFLFVREPFERLVSAYRNKFTLKYNSSFHRRFGTKIVRRYRKNATQEALLNGADVKFREFAEYLVDPATQRDGPLNEHWQTVYQLCHPCHIHYDLVGKYETLEEDANYVLRLAGVGESVRFPTYAKSTRTTDSMTAQFFSNISSQQHSQLFQLYKLDFLMFNYSTPSYLRLD, from the exons ATGGCCACCTCCAGCAGTCTCCTGTCTGAAGAGCAGTTCCTGTGCTCTATCTGTCTGGATGTGTTCACTGAGCCAGTCTCTAGTCCATGTGGACACAACTTCTGCAAGGCCTGTATCACAAAGTACTGGGATAGCAATGACCTGTGCCAGTGTCCCATgtgtaaaaagacatttgataagagACCAGATCTGTTCGTCAATACTTTAATTTCTGAGATGGCTGCTCAGTTCAGACAGACAGTTGAAGTGAAAGCTACCAGCAGCCCGGACCAATGCTCTGCCATGATTGTAGAAGTGTCCtgtgatgtctgcactgggaTGAAGCTCAAGGCCCTGAAGTCCTGCCTGGTGTGTCagacctcttactgtgagactcacctggagCCTCATCAGAGAGTCCCAGCCTTAAAGAGACACAAGCTGATCAACCCTGTGGAGAACCTGGAAGACAGGATGTGTAAGAAGCACGACAGACCTCTAGAGCTGTTCTGTAGGAGTGACCAGACTTGTGTGTGTCAATTCTGCACTGAGACAGACCAGAAGACTCATGACACTGTCCCGCTAGAGGAAGAGTTTGGAGAGAGGAAGGCTAAACTGGGGAAGACTGAGGCAGAAGTGCAGCAGATGATCCAGGAGAGACTGCAGAAGGTTCAGGAGATCAAACACTCAGTAGATCTCagcaagagagaggcagagagagagatatcagacAGTGTACAGGTCTTCACTGCTCTGGtgcgctccattgagagaagtcAGGCTGAGCTCATTGAGGTGATTGAGGAGAAGCTGAAAGCAACAGAGACGCAGGCTGAAGGGCTCATCAAAGAGCTGGAGCAGGAAATCACTGAGCTAAAGAGGacaagcactgagctggagcagctctcacacactgaggaccacctccacctcctccagagCATCCCATCCCTGTGCACCCCCCTACCCATCAAGGACTGGTCTGAGATCAGTGTTCACAGTGATCTGTGTGTGGGGACTGTGATGAGAGCTGTATCTCAGCTGGAGGAGACACTGAATAAACAGATGGAGAAGCTGCCTGAAGTCAAACTGAAGAGGATACAGCAGTATGCAGTGGATGTGACTCTGGATCCTGATACAGCACATCCGTCTCTCATCATGTCTGAGGATAGAAAACAG tcgGAGTTCTCCAGTGCCGCCATCCTCCACCAGGGGAGGAGAGACCAGGTAGCAGAGTCATGTCGGGCTCAGAGTGCATCCAGCCGCAAGCGCCGGGTCCTGACCCCTGGTGACCTCAAACACCTGGTGGTGGATGAGGAGCATGAGCTCATCTACTGCTATGTCCCCAAGGTGGCCTGCACCAACTGGAAACGCGTCATGATGGTCCTCACGGGACGCGGCAAGTACAG TGACCCTATGGAGATCCCTTCCAACGAGGCCCAcgtcccatccaacctgaaataTCTGAACCAGTACAGCATCGCTGAGATCAACCACCGCCTCAAGAGCTACCTCAAGTTCCTGTTCGTCCGGGAGCCCTTCGAGAGGCTCGTCTCCGCTTACCGCAACAAGTTCACCCTCAAGTACAACTCCTCCTTCCACCGTCGCTTCGGCACCAAGATCGTCCGCCGCTACCGCAAGAACGCCACGCAGGAGGCGCTGCTCAACGGCGCCGACGTCAAGTTCCGGGAGTTCGCCGAGTATCTTGTCGACCCGGCCACGCAACGCGACGGCCCGCTCAACGAGCACTGGCAGACGGTGTACCAGCTGTGCCACCCCTGTCACATCCACTATGACCTGGTGGGCAAGTACGAAACCCTGGAGGAAGACGCCAACTACGTTCTGCGGCTGGCGGGGGTGGGCGAGTCGGTGCGCTTCCCGACCTACGCCAAGTCCACCCGCACCACAGACAGCATGACGGCCCAGTTCTTCAGCAACATCAGCTCCCAGCAGCACAGCCAGCTCTTCCAGCTGTATAAACTGGACTTCCTCATGTTCAACTACTCCACGCCAAGCTATCTGCGACTGGACTAA
- the LOC106609345 gene encoding carbohydrate sulfotransferase 11 isoform X3 — MEFIEHQGRHMSEFSSAAILHQGRRDQVAESCRAQSASSRKRRVLTPGDLKHLVVDEEHELIYCYVPKVACTNWKRVMMVLTGRGKYSDPMEIPSNEAHVPSNLKYLNQYSIAEINHRLKSYLKFLFVREPFERLVSAYRNKFTLKYNSSFHRRFGTKIVRRYRKNATQEALLNGADVKFREFAEYLVDPATQRDGPLNEHWQTVYQLCHPCHIHYDLVGKYETLEEDANYVLRLAGVGESVRFPTYAKSTRTTDSMTAQFFSNISSQQHSQLFQLYKLDFLMFNYSTPSYLRLD; from the exons ATGGAGTTTATTGAACATCAAGGCAGACACATG tcgGAGTTCTCCAGTGCCGCCATCCTCCACCAGGGGAGGAGAGACCAGGTAGCAGAGTCATGTCGGGCTCAGAGTGCATCCAGCCGCAAGCGCCGGGTCCTGACCCCTGGTGACCTCAAACACCTGGTGGTGGATGAGGAGCATGAGCTCATCTACTGCTATGTCCCCAAGGTGGCCTGCACCAACTGGAAACGCGTCATGATGGTCCTCACGGGACGCGGCAAGTACAG TGACCCTATGGAGATCCCTTCCAACGAGGCCCAcgtcccatccaacctgaaataTCTGAACCAGTACAGCATCGCTGAGATCAACCACCGCCTCAAGAGCTACCTCAAGTTCCTGTTCGTCCGGGAGCCCTTCGAGAGGCTCGTCTCCGCTTACCGCAACAAGTTCACCCTCAAGTACAACTCCTCCTTCCACCGTCGCTTCGGCACCAAGATCGTCCGCCGCTACCGCAAGAACGCCACGCAGGAGGCGCTGCTCAACGGCGCCGACGTCAAGTTCCGGGAGTTCGCCGAGTATCTTGTCGACCCGGCCACGCAACGCGACGGCCCGCTCAACGAGCACTGGCAGACGGTGTACCAGCTGTGCCACCCCTGTCACATCCACTATGACCTGGTGGGCAAGTACGAAACCCTGGAGGAAGACGCCAACTACGTTCTGCGGCTGGCGGGGGTGGGCGAGTCGGTGCGCTTCCCGACCTACGCCAAGTCCACCCGCACCACAGACAGCATGACGGCCCAGTTCTTCAGCAACATCAGCTCCCAGCAGCACAGCCAGCTCTTCCAGCTGTATAAACTGGACTTCCTCATGTTCAACTACTCCACGCCAAGCTATCTGCGACTGGACTAA